Proteins found in one Penaeus vannamei isolate JL-2024 chromosome 29, ASM4276789v1, whole genome shotgun sequence genomic segment:
- the LOC113813979 gene encoding gastrula zinc finger protein XlCGF57.1 isoform X1, with amino-acid sequence MSFFCDWKPLVQPIVHEICNQGISIEEKVNEKIKEENDLEIKEESLDYEVSDGNPKYNYQVYMGEKGINEEENGKLYKMIKDSNDALMAAPLVADRCDSLHPSDSDQTSHEEGEACSQIVKIVERNRAHRKKTHICEMCSRVYASKRTLNNHIREKHTKEKPYKCKACNKTFTMNMKLLIHRRMECEYFCSLGNNQTLKDGSKEGMSKNVPEAWKCFTCEVCGKKFPFKPRLLAHMRIHTKEKPFKCKICDTPFARKADISNHMKTHTKERPYICGTCSRGFSRKSHLETHIKTVHLKERPYKCEICNKSYFQNSSLKEHMLTHTEKDPFKCEICHKNFTTKSGVKHHMEVHAGVKPFNCDICSKAFLRKTTLKVHMRLHTGEKPYTCNVCNKSFRAHYTLIKHSRLHTREKQST; translated from the coding sequence ATGAGTTTCTTTTGTGATTGGAAGCCTTTGGTCCAACCCATTGTTCATGAAATATGTAATCAAGGAATTTCTATAGaagaaaaggtaaatgaaaagataaaggaagagaatgatTTGGAAATTAAGGAAGAAAGTTTAGACTATGAAGTGAGTGATGGAAACCCAAAATACAATTATCAAGTATATATGGGAGAAAAGGGCATTAacgaggaagaaaatgggaaattatataaaatgataaaagacagTAATGATGCATTGATGGCAGCACCACTTGTGGCTGATCGTTGTGATAGCTTACACCCATCAGACAGTGACCAGACAAGCCACGAGGAAGGTGAGGCTTGTTCTCAAATAGTTAAAATAGTTGAGCGTAATAGAGCACATAGAAAGAAGACTCACATATGTGAGATGTGCAGTAGAGTATATGCATCAAAACGCACATTAAATAACCACAtaagagaaaaacatacaaaagagAAACCATATAAGTGTAAGGCTTGCAACAAGACTTTCACAATGAACATGAAGCTGTTGATACACCGGAGAATGGAATGTGAGTACTTTTGCTCATTGGGTAATAATCAGACACTTAAGGATGGCAGTAAAGAGGGGATGTCTAAAAATGTGCCTGAAGCATGGAAATGCTTCACTTGTGAAGTATGTGGTAAGAAATTCCCCTTTAAACCAAGGCTGTTGGCTCATATGAGGATTCATACAAAAGAGAAGCCTTTTAAATGTAAGATATGTGATACACCATTTGCTAGGAAAGCTGATATAAGTAACCACATGAAGACACATACAAAGGAAAGACCTTACATATGTGGCACATGCAGTAGAGGATTCTCCAGGAAATCTCATCTAGAGACACACATCAAAACAGTACATCTAAAAGAGAGGCCATACAAGTGTGAGATTTGTAATAAGAGCTACTTTCAGAATTCATCTCTAAAGGAGCACATGCTAACTCATACAGAAAAGGATCCCTTTAAGTGTGAGATTTGTCATAAAAATTTCACGACCAAATCTGGTGTGAAGCATCATATGGAAGTACATGCAGGAGTTAAGCCATTCAATTGTGATATTTGCAGCAAGGCTTTCTTGCGAAAAACTACACTAAAGGTACACATGAGACTACACACTGGAGAGAAGCCCTACACCTGTAATGTATGTAACAAGTCATTTAGAGCTCACTATACTTTAATTAAACACAGTAGACTGCATactagagagaaacagagtacaTGA
- the LOC113813979 gene encoding gastrula zinc finger protein XlCGF57.1 isoform X2 — translation MSFFCDWTPLVQPIVDEICNKGISIEEKVNEKIKEENDLEIKEESLDYEVSDGNPKYNYQLFMGEKSINEEENGKLYKMIQDSNDVLVTAPLVADRCDSLHSLDSDQTSHKEGEACSQIVKRNRVHRKKTHVCVICCNVYSLKHTLNNHIREKHTMVKPYQCEACNMAFTGNMKLLIHMRMECKYLRSLNDNEPPKNGSKEGMSKNVPEIWKCFTCEVCGKKFPFKPRLLDHMRIHTKEEPFKCEICDTPFARKNDVRNHMKTHTKERPYICGTCSRGFSRKSHLETHIKTVHLKERPYKCEICNKSYFQNSSLKVHMLTHTEKDPFKCEICHKNFMTKLGLKYHMEIHVGVNQFNCDSCSKAFLRKNRLEVHMRLHTGEKPYTCNICIKSFRAHYTLIKHSRLHTREKHST, via the coding sequence ATGAGTTTCTTTTGTGATTGGACGCCTTTGGTCCAACCCATTGTTGATGAAATATGTAATAAAGGAATTTCTATAGaagaaaaggtaaatgaaaagataaaggaagagaatgatTTGGAAATTAAGGAAGAAAGTTTAGACTATGAAGTGAGTGATGGAAATCCAAAATacaattatcaattatttatgGGAGAAAAGAGCATTAacgaggaagaaaatgggaaattataTAAAATGATACAAGACAGTAATGATGTATTGGTGACAGCACCACTTGTGGCTGATCGTTGTGATAGCTTACACTCATTAGACAGTGATCAGACAAGCCACAAGGAAGGAGAGGCTTGTTCTCAAATAGTGAAACGTAATAGAGTGCATAGAAAGAAGACTCACGTATGTGTGATATGCTGTAATGTATATTCATTAAAACACACATTAAATAACCACATAAGAGAAAAACATACAATGGTGAAGCCATATCAGTGTGAGGCTTGCAACATGGCTTTTACAGGCAACATGAAGCTGTTGATACACATGAGAATGGAATGCAAGTACTTGCGCTCATTGAATGATAATGAGCCACCTAAGAATGGCAGTAAGGAGGGGATGTCTAAAAATGTGCCTGAAATATGGAAATGCTTCACTTGTGAAGTATGTGGTAAGAAATTCCCCTTTAAACCAAGGCTGTTGGATCACATGAGGATTCATACAAAGGAGGAACCTTTTAAATGTGAGATATGTGATACACCATTTGCTAGGAAAAATGATGTAAGAAACCACATGAAGACACATACAAAGGAAAGACCTTACATATGTGGTACATGCAGTAGAGGATTCTCCAGGAAATCTCATCTAGAGACACACATCAAAACAGTACATCTAAAAGAGAGGCCATACAAGTGTGAGATATGTAATAAGAGCTACTTTCAGAATTCATCTCTAAAGGTGCACATGCTAACTCATACAGAAAAGGATCCCTTTAAGTGTGAGATTTGTCATAAAAATTTCATGACCAAATTAGGTCTGAAGTATCATATGGAAATACATGTGGGAGTTAATCAATTTAATTGTGATAGTTGCAGCAAGGCCTTCTTGCGAAAAAATAGACTAGAGGTACACATGAGACTACACACTGGAGAGAAGCCCTACACCTGTAACATATGCATCAAGTCTTTTAGAGCTCACTATACTTTAATTAAACACAGTAGACTGCATACTAGAGAGAAACATAGTACATGA
- the LOC113813979 gene encoding zinc finger protein 888 isoform X3 yields the protein MSFFCDWKPLVQPIVHEICNQGISIEEKVNEKIKEENDLEIKEESLDYEVSDGNPKYNYQVYMGEKGINEEENGKLYKMIKDSNDALMAAPLVADRCDSLHPSDSDQTSHEEGEACSQIVKIVERNRAHRKKTHICEMCSRVYASKRTLNNHIREKHTKEKPYKCKACNKTFTMNMKLLIHRRMECEYFCSLGNNQTLKDGSKEGMSKNVPEAWKCFTCEVCGKKFPFKPRLLAHMRIHTKEKPFKCKICDTPFARKADISNHMKTHTKERPYICGTCSRGFSRKSHLETHIKTVHLKERPYKCEICNKSYFQNSSLKEHMLTHTEKDPFKCEICHKNFTTKSGVKHHMEVHAGVKPFNCDICSKAFLRKTTLKVHMRLHTGEKPYTCNDENEFLL from the exons ATGAGTTTCTTTTGTGATTGGAAGCCTTTGGTCCAACCCATTGTTCATGAAATATGTAATCAAGGAATTTCTATAGaagaaaaggtaaatgaaaagataaaggaagagaatgatTTGGAAATTAAGGAAGAAAGTTTAGACTATGAAGTGAGTGATGGAAACCCAAAATACAATTATCAAGTATATATGGGAGAAAAGGGCATTAacgaggaagaaaatgggaaattatataaaatgataaaagacagTAATGATGCATTGATGGCAGCACCACTTGTGGCTGATCGTTGTGATAGCTTACACCCATCAGACAGTGACCAGACAAGCCACGAGGAAGGTGAGGCTTGTTCTCAAATAGTTAAAATAGTTGAGCGTAATAGAGCACATAGAAAGAAGACTCACATATGTGAGATGTGCAGTAGAGTATATGCATCAAAACGCACATTAAATAACCACAtaagagaaaaacatacaaaagagAAACCATATAAGTGTAAGGCTTGCAACAAGACTTTCACAATGAACATGAAGCTGTTGATACACCGGAGAATGGAATGTGAGTACTTTTGCTCATTGGGTAATAATCAGACACTTAAGGATGGCAGTAAAGAGGGGATGTCTAAAAATGTGCCTGAAGCATGGAAATGCTTCACTTGTGAAGTATGTGGTAAGAAATTCCCCTTTAAACCAAGGCTGTTGGCTCATATGAGGATTCATACAAAAGAGAAGCCTTTTAAATGTAAGATATGTGATACACCATTTGCTAGGAAAGCTGATATAAGTAACCACATGAAGACACATACAAAGGAAAGACCTTACATATGTGGCACATGCAGTAGAGGATTCTCCAGGAAATCTCATCTAGAGACACACATCAAAACAGTACATCTAAAAGAGAGGCCATACAAGTGTGAGATTTGTAATAAGAGCTACTTTCAGAATTCATCTCTAAAGGAGCACATGCTAACTCATACAGAAAAGGATCCCTTTAAGTGTGAGATTTGTCATAAAAATTTCACGACCAAATCTGGTGTGAAGCATCATATGGAAGTACATGCAGGAGTTAAGCCATTCAATTGTGATATTTGCAGCAAGGCTTTCTTGCGAAAAACTACACTAAAGGTACACATGAGACTACACACTGGAGAGAAGCCCTACACCTGTAAT GATGAAAATGAGTTTCTTTTGTGA
- the LOC138867299 gene encoding zinc finger protein OZF-like — protein MPLAPSTDKEICNLGFAIEEKVYENDLRIKEENYLNNKEENCQEIKEESLEYEVSHANPKDKYPFSMENNSIKEGKNERKSNKLIENCNDPLPTVPLVTENCDAIRLSNSNKTLHKEGEEATCQKACSQEAETKKPITEKTYKCEACNKAFTVNMKLVIHRRMECEKIRSWENNETPEDGSNEEMSKKVPAMWKCFTCEVCGIKFPFKPRLLAHMRIHTKEKPFKCEVYDTPFARKPDLLNHMKTHTKEKPFVCDTCSKGFSRKSFLKTHIREVHFKERPYKCEICNKSFSWSTYVRQHMLTHTEKDPFKCQICHKTFSLKHYLKDHLRRHAGVKPFVCDVCRKAFFTKTVLEVHMRVYTGEKPYTCELCNKSFAAKYTLIKHSCKVSFTSVFLSKVWLFIVKIKECK, from the exons ATGCCTTTGGCCCCATCCACTGATAAGGAAATATGTAACCTTGGATTTGCTATCGAGGAAAAGGTCTATGAAAATGATCTGAGAATTAAGGAAGAGAATTATCtaaataataaggaagaaaactgtcaagaaattaaggaagaaagTTTGGAATACGAAGTGAGTCATGCAAACCCAAAAGATAAGTATCCTTTCTCAATGGAAAATAATAGCAtcaaagaggggaaaaatgaaagaaaatcaaataaactgATCGAAAATTGCAATGATCCATTGCCAACAGTGCCACTTGTGACTGAGAATTGTGATGCCATACGCTTATCAAATAGCAACAAGACACTCcacaaggaaggagaggaggcaacATGCCAAAAGGCTTGTTCTCAAGAAGCTGAGACAAAGAAGCCTATTACA GAGAAGACATATAAGTGTGAGGCTTGCAACAAGGCTTTTACAGTCAACATGAAGCTAGTGATACACAGGAGAATGGAATGCGAGAAGATACGTTCATGGGAAAATAATGAGACACCTGAGGATGGCAGTAATGAGGAGATGTCCAAAAAGGTGCCCGCAATGTGGAAATGCTTCACTTGTGAAGTATGTGGTATAAAATTCCCTTTTAAACCTAGGCTGTTGGCTCACATGAGGAttcatacaaaggagaagccttTTAAATGTGAGGTATATGATACACCATTTGCTAGGAAACCAGACTTATTGAACCACATGAAAACACATACAAAGGAAAAACCTTTTGTATGTGATACATGCAGTAAAGGATTCTCCAGGAAAAGTTTTCTTAAGACACATATCAGAGAAGTGCATTTCAAGGAGAGGCCTTACAAGTGTGAGATATGTAATAAGAGCTTCTCTTGGAGTACATATGTAAGGCAACACATGTTAACTCACACAGAAAAGGATCCCTTTAAGTGTCAGATTTGTCACAAAACTTTCTCGCTCAAGCATTATCTGAAGGATCACTTGAGAAGACATGCAGGGGTCAAGCCGTTTGTCTGCGATGTATGCAGAAAGGCTTTCTTTACCAAAACAGTGCTAGAGGTACACATGAGAGTATATACAGGGGAGAAGCCCTATACCTGTGAACTATGCAATAAGTCATTTGCAGCAAAGTATACTTTGATAAAACACA GTTGTAAG GTAAGTTTCACCTCTGTGTTTCTAAGTAAAGTTTGGCTTTTCATTGTTAAAATCAAAGAGTGCAAGTAA